The uncultured Methanomethylovorans sp. genome contains a region encoding:
- a CDS encoding proteasome-activating nucleotidase codes for MTNTSADTPVDTGATRDKARTGLENLNKEDIRSLLNEIELLKVNNENMRAKLLEASMMNNSYMEEVSKLKKQVEHLTTPPLFIASVMEIEGDMILIRQHGNNQEVMTRIPPSLHGKLEPGMRVSVNGAFSIISIIRKGTDVRAQVMELINSPGIDYDMIGGLDEVIKEVIESVELPLTEPELFLNIGIEPPNGVLLYGAPGTGKTLIAKAVASRAKATFIRMSGSDLVQKFIGEGARLVKDVFQLARDKSPAILFIDEIDAVGGMRTHDGTTGSAEVNRTMLQLLAEMDGFDATKNVKVIAATNRIDLLDPALLRPGRFDRVIEIPLPDLEAREEILNIHTRKMKLADDVDFKKIAKITTGLSGADLQVITKEAGMFVLRRRGNQVTMQDMMDAYEKVVSEEETPTPSGMFA; via the coding sequence ATGACTAACACAAGTGCAGATACTCCCGTTGATACCGGCGCAACCCGGGACAAAGCCCGGACAGGATTAGAAAACCTTAATAAAGAAGACATAAGGTCACTGCTCAACGAGATAGAACTGCTGAAAGTCAATAATGAGAACATGCGGGCAAAGTTGCTTGAGGCCAGCATGATGAACAACTCATATATGGAAGAAGTAAGTAAACTCAAGAAGCAGGTTGAGCACCTTACAACGCCTCCATTGTTCATTGCTAGTGTAATGGAAATTGAAGGAGATATGATCCTTATACGCCAGCATGGCAACAACCAGGAAGTCATGACAAGGATCCCACCGTCGCTTCATGGAAAACTGGAACCGGGCATGAGAGTTAGTGTTAACGGGGCTTTTTCTATAATATCCATCATACGCAAGGGTACTGATGTCAGAGCTCAGGTGATGGAGCTCATCAATTCACCTGGAATAGACTATGATATGATAGGTGGCCTTGACGAAGTAATCAAAGAAGTGATAGAATCTGTAGAACTGCCACTCACTGAGCCTGAACTATTTTTGAATATAGGCATCGAACCACCAAATGGTGTTTTACTGTACGGTGCACCCGGTACAGGGAAGACCTTGATCGCAAAGGCAGTTGCATCCAGAGCAAAAGCAACTTTCATTCGTATGTCCGGCTCCGACCTTGTACAAAAGTTTATAGGAGAAGGTGCAAGATTGGTGAAAGATGTATTCCAACTTGCCCGAGACAAATCTCCTGCCATACTATTCATAGACGAGATTGATGCTGTAGGCGGTATGAGAACCCATGACGGCACAACTGGTTCAGCTGAAGTGAACCGTACCATGCTACAGCTTCTGGCTGAGATGGATGGGTTTGATGCTACAAAGAACGTGAAGGTTATCGCTGCCACAAATAGGATAGATCTGCTGGACCCTGCACTCTTGCGTCCTGGCAGGTTTGACAGAGTAATAGAGATACCTCTCCCTGACCTGGAAGCCCGCGAAGAGATATTGAACATTCATACTCGCAAGATGAAACTTGCAGATGATGTAGATTTCAAGAAAATTGCAAAGATCACGACCGGACTTAGCGGTGCAGACCTTCAAGTGATTACCAAGGAGGCCGGTATGTTCGTACTAAGACGCCGTGGAAACCAAGTGACCATGCAAGATATGATGGATGCTTACGAGAAAGTAGTTTCCGAAGAAGAGACACCTACACCCTCTGGTATGTTCGCATAA
- a CDS encoding DUF131 domain-containing protein, whose translation MAFSRGLIRIGSYLIFIGILLLFSGFLLSAMQNGSGNGDFGGLVLIGPIPIAFGSSPEITTYMMYVGFFMFFVYLFIWRKMRW comes from the coding sequence ATGGCATTTTCCAGGGGTCTTATCAGAATTGGTTCCTATTTGATCTTTATTGGAATTCTACTGTTGTTTTCAGGCTTTTTGCTTTCTGCTATGCAGAATGGCAGTGGTAATGGAGATTTCGGCGGGCTCGTGCTCATTGGTCCCATCCCTATAGCTTTTGGTTCGTCTCCTGAGATCACTACATATATGATGTATGTTGGTTTCTTCATGTTCTTCGTGTACCTGTTCATCTGGAGGAAAATGCGATGGTAG